One region of Oxalobacteraceae bacterium OTU3CAMAD1 genomic DNA includes:
- a CDS encoding ester cyclase, whose amino-acid sequence MTSEANKLTMQKFVEFINTASEALADELISTEAIFHVPGRPEPMKGPAGYLAIIGMMREGFPDIQWTLEEMVAESDKVAARFTMRGTHQGPFFGVAPTGKKITVQAMNLYRLSGGKFVEERGQPDMLGLLQQIGAAPSN is encoded by the coding sequence ATGACATCAGAAGCAAACAAACTCACCATGCAGAAGTTTGTCGAGTTCATCAACACCGCCAGCGAAGCATTGGCCGACGAACTCATCTCCACGGAGGCAATCTTTCATGTGCCGGGACGTCCGGAGCCAATGAAAGGGCCAGCTGGTTATCTCGCCATCATCGGCATGATGCGCGAAGGATTCCCCGACATTCAGTGGACCCTGGAAGAGATGGTGGCCGAGAGCGATAAAGTGGCCGCCCGGTTTACGATGCGCGGCACACATCAAGGACCATTCTTCGGTGTAGCGCCAACCGGGAAAAAGATCACCGTGCAAGCCATGAACCTCTACCGTCTCTCCGGCGGCAAGTTCGTCGAAGAGCGCGGCCAGCCCGATATGCTTGGCTTGTTACAGCAAATCGGTGCCGCGCCATCGAATTGA
- a CDS encoding YicC family protein, which produces MTGYAVATSESAAGTLTIEIKSVNSRFLDLQFRINDDLRALEPDLRSAVMAAITRGKVELRLSFGRKAATAGTQALNLPLLTELQRLQQEVGAHFPAAPTMSVAELLRWPGVIEEAQIGQESLQADVAALTARTVEAFVVSRQREGAALEAMLTSRIEAMEVIVKRITPLIPQVVAAFQQKAVERMQDALGLACQGSNSALSRQDALERIRQEVILYGIRIDVAEELGRLSAHLTETRHILKKGGQVGKRLDFMMQELNREANTLGAKASVKELADASMELKLLIEQMREQVQNLE; this is translated from the coding sequence ATGACGGGCTACGCAGTCGCCACCAGTGAAAGCGCGGCGGGCACACTGACGATCGAAATCAAGAGCGTCAACTCGCGCTTTCTCGACCTTCAGTTTCGAATAAACGACGATTTGCGCGCGCTCGAACCCGATTTGCGCTCGGCGGTCATGGCCGCCATCACGCGCGGCAAGGTCGAGCTGAGGCTCAGTTTCGGCCGGAAGGCGGCCACGGCCGGCACGCAGGCGCTCAACCTGCCCCTATTGACCGAATTACAACGACTGCAACAAGAAGTCGGCGCGCACTTCCCCGCCGCGCCGACCATGTCCGTGGCCGAACTGCTGCGCTGGCCCGGCGTCATCGAGGAAGCCCAGATCGGCCAGGAGTCGCTGCAGGCCGACGTCGCCGCGCTGACCGCGCGCACGGTCGAGGCCTTCGTCGTCAGCCGCCAGCGCGAAGGCGCCGCGCTCGAAGCGATGCTGACCTCACGCATCGAGGCGATGGAGGTGATCGTCAAGCGCATCACGCCGCTCATTCCGCAGGTGGTCGCCGCCTTCCAGCAAAAAGCCGTCGAGCGCATGCAGGACGCGCTGGGCCTGGCCTGCCAGGGCTCGAATTCGGCGCTGTCGCGCCAGGACGCGCTCGAACGCATCCGCCAGGAAGTGATCCTGTACGGCATCCGCATCGACGTCGCCGAGGAGCTGGGCCGGCTGTCGGCGCACCTGACCGAGACGCGCCACATCCTGAAAAAGGGCGGCCAGGTCGGCAAGCGCCTGGACTTCATGATGCAGGAGCTCAACCGCGAAGCGAACACGCTGGGCGCCAAGGCCTCCGTCAAGGAGCTGGCCGACGCCTCGATGGAGCTCAAGTTGCTTATCGAGCAGATGCGCGAGCAGGTGCAAAACCTGGAATAA
- a CDS encoding serine/threonine protein kinase → MAAQNNAPLPDGLEIAGYRIVKKIASGGFSIVYLAYDPDGVAVAIKEYLPSSLALRQDGELVPTVSRANLAVFRIGLKCFFEEGRALARISHPNVVSVLNFFRAHDTVYMVMAYESGHSLQEHIQGQRAKGGKVGEAFIRTIFIQVLKGLREVHANKLLHLDLKPANIYLRTDGTPMLLDFGAARQTVNNDLPTLTPMYTPGFAPPELYSKTGGLGPWSDVYSIGASMFACMVGSPPQPADQRKTEDKMAGHFDKLAGAYTPELVRLVRWCLMVDPLARPQSLFALQKVLQAAVAPTPEPPPPAQAGRGIIERLGGGLRGLVGRLGGAAKPKAKAGPDTLV, encoded by the coding sequence ATGGCTGCACAAAACAACGCCCCGTTACCCGATGGTCTGGAAATTGCTGGATATCGCATTGTAAAGAAAATTGCGTCCGGTGGGTTCAGTATTGTTTACCTCGCGTACGACCCCGACGGGGTGGCCGTCGCCATCAAGGAGTATTTGCCCAGTTCGCTTGCGCTGCGCCAGGACGGCGAGCTGGTGCCGACCGTCTCGCGCGCCAACCTGGCGGTGTTCCGGATCGGCCTCAAATGCTTCTTCGAGGAGGGCCGGGCGCTGGCGCGCATCTCCCATCCCAACGTCGTCAGCGTGCTCAACTTCTTCCGCGCCCACGATACCGTCTACATGGTGATGGCCTACGAATCGGGCCATTCGCTGCAGGAGCATATCCAGGGCCAGCGCGCCAAGGGCGGCAAAGTGGGCGAGGCGTTCATCCGAACGATCTTTATTCAGGTGCTCAAGGGACTGCGCGAAGTCCACGCCAACAAGCTGCTGCACCTGGACCTGAAACCGGCCAATATCTACCTGCGCACCGACGGCACGCCAATGCTGTTAGACTTCGGCGCGGCGCGCCAGACCGTCAACAACGACCTGCCGACCCTGACGCCGATGTACACGCCGGGCTTCGCGCCGCCGGAGCTGTACTCCAAAACCGGCGGCCTGGGGCCGTGGTCGGACGTCTACAGCATCGGCGCGTCGATGTTCGCCTGCATGGTCGGCTCGCCGCCGCAGCCGGCCGACCAGCGCAAGACCGAGGATAAAATGGCCGGCCACTTCGACAAGCTCGCCGGCGCCTACACCCCGGAGCTGGTGCGGCTGGTGCGCTGGTGCCTGATGGTCGATCCTTTGGCGCGGCCGCAAAGCCTGTTCGCGCTGCAGAAGGTGCTGCAGGCGGCGGTGGCGCCCACGCCGGAACCGCCACCCCCGGCGCAGGCAGGGCGGGGCATCATCGAAAGGCTGGGCGGCGGCCTGCGCGGCTTGGTCGGACGGCTGGGCGGCGCGGCCAAACCGAAGGCGAAGGCCGGGCCGGATACCCTGGTCTGA